The Duganella sp. BuS-21 sequence TTCTTCTGATCGAGGTTGAGTTGTCCCAGCCAGAAGGCGTTCTCGCCGGCGCTTTTCAGCAGCGCAGGGTCGGTTGGCTGCGCTAGCAGCTGCTTGCCGAGGATGCCGCGACCGGCCAGCAAGGCCGTGTTGGCGCCGTCCGGATCGGCACGCGCCAGCTTTACTTCGGAGAGCACCTGTAGCGCCTTGGCGCGCTGCGCCAGCGCCTTGTCGCTGTCGTTGAGGCGGCTGGCATCCGACAAATACGTCAAGGCGCGGTTGCTGACGCTGTCCAGTAGATCCAGTTTGCCTAGCGGACGCAGCTTGTCGACAAATTCTCCCAGCATGAAGGTCATCAGGCCTTCGGCTTCGGTGCGGTGGGCTTCGGCCTGGGTTTGGGCGGAGCGGGCAGCCAGGCCGAGGCCGCCGGCCAGCAGGGCCAGCACGGTGACGGCCATCATCACCGCCATGCGCAGGCGCTCGTTGCGGCGCGCGCTTTGGAGCGCGGACTGGATGAATTGCTGTTCCTGCGGCGACAGGCTCAAGCTGCTCGATTCGAGCAACTGGCGCGCCTGGTTGGTTTGGGTGCCCGACGGCAGCAGCATGTCGCGCTTGCGGCCGCTGTCTTGCCAGCGCTTGGCTTGTGCGCTGATGCGGCTGCGCACTTGTAGTGCTTGCCGGTGTTGTTCGATCCACGCCACCACGCGCGGCCAACGGCGCAGCAGGGCTTCGTGGGCCAGGCCGAAGGCCGGGGCGCCGCCTTGCAGGTCGCTGACGAACAGGTGGGCGTCCACCAGCGCTTGCACCAGCTTGTTCTCCGCATCGTTGCGCAAGGCCGACCATGGCACGCGGCGCGAGCTGACCGTGGCTTCGTCTTCCGCCACCAGCACCAGTTGCGACAGCACGTGGGGCAGGGCGGCGATTTGCGCGCTGCCCAGCGCCGAGATGACTTGCTCGGCGCGCGCGCCGATCGCGCCTTCCAGTCCGCCCATGGCGTGGAAGGCGGCGTGGCTCAATTCGCCGTCGGCGCTGCGCTGGCGGTACAGCTCTTGTAAACAGTATTGCAGCAGCGGCAGGCTGTCGGCGCCGGCGCGGGCGGCCTGGCACAGCACCTGGTCCAGGCCTTCGCCGTGCTCGTCGACGGTGTAGCGCAGCTGCGCCACCTGCGCCGGATGGCGCACGATCTGGGCGATGTCGGCGCTGCCGGGCGGCGTCAGGTCGAAGTGGCCGCCGCTCAGTTTCAGCGTCATCAGGGCCGGGTAGGAGGCCAGTTGCGGGTAAAAATCGTTGCGGCAGGCCAGCACCAGCTGCATGCAGCCCGAGCGCGCCAGCTGGTCCAGCACGTTGACGAACACAGCCCGTTCCTGGTCGCCGACGTGCGGCAGGCGGAAGATGGCCTCGAAACGGTCGATGAATAACAGCAGCTGGATGGTGGGCAGGCGGCGTTGCAGGTGCTCGACCAGCAGTGGCATGTCCAGCGCCATGCGCTGGGCCAGCGCCGCCGCGCTGGTGTTTTCAAACAGCAGCTGGCCGTCGATTTCGGCATCCAGCAGCACGCTGGCCAGGGTTTCAAGCAGGCCGGACTGGCCCATGTCGGCGCAATCGAGCTGGACGTGCTCGCTGATGGCGATGCCGCTTTCGGCCGGGGCGGCGCCGGCTTTCAGGGCCGGAATCAGGCCGGCCTGCACCAGCGAGGTCTTGCCCGCGCCGGAGGGACCGAGCACCAGCACCATGGCGCAGGCGGCCTGGGCCTGGGCCACCACCACCTGCACCAACTGGTCCACGCTGAGCTTGCGGCCGAAGAAAATCGCCGCGTGCTGTTCCTCAAACGCTTCCAGGCCACGGAACGGCGAGGCGTGCAGCCAGCTGCCCTGGTTCACTTCATCGTCGTAGCTCAGTTCGGCCAACAGGCGGTAGCCGCGCTTGCGGATGGTCTCAATATAACGCGGCTCGGTGGCCGAATCGTCCAGCGCGCGGCGCAGCTGGGTGATGATTTTGTGGATGGCGTTGTCGCTCGGCGAGACGTCGCCCCAGCAGGCGTCGAGCAGGGTTTCGGCGGAAACGACCACGTGCGGATGGCTGCACAGATATAGCAAAACATCCATGGCACGGGGTTCAAGCTGGCGGTTCAGGACCCCGCAACTGAGCGTATTGGTGGCCGGATCGACCCGCCACTCGCCAAAACGGAAACTCTTGTGCTTCATCCTGCCTTCTTTTCCTTCAAATAAACACGCTAATAATCAAAGACTTAACCTTCGGAAGGTTTTCGGAAGGCTGGTATGCAAGCCACCCGGTACAGTCATCGACATAGAAAATATAACATTATCCACGAGGAAATAGTTGAACAATCATCACGGAGTTCCCATGACTGTTTTAGCCGGCGTGAAAGCGCCGTTTGAGCTGACCCAGTACGCGATAGCGATCAAACAACAGGGCATCGATTTCGTGATTCGCCATTACAGCCACCAGGCCGGCAAGAGCCTGTCGCTGGCCGAAGCGCGCGCGCTGACCGAGGCCGGGCTGCAGATCGGCGTGCTGTGGGAGGCGCCGGACGCCCATCTCAGTTACTACACCCGGGCCCAGGGTTGCGCCGACGGGGCGGCCGCTTTCCTGATGGCGCAGTCGGTCATCAGCCAGCCGTCCGGCTCGGTGATTTACTTTGCCGCGCCGGACCTGGCCGAGGAGGACGGCGCCATCGTCCGCTATCTGGAGGGGGTGAACCAGGCGTTCCGCGCCGCCGCGCCGGGCGAGCGCCACTACCAGGTGGGCGTGTACGGCTCGGCCGACTGCTGCGAGGCGATGATGGCGCGCGGCCTGGCCAGCCTGAGTTGGCTGGCCGATGACGACGAACCGGCGTACGCCGGCTACAGTCTGCGCCAGCAGGCCGGCGCGCTGCTGTCGGTGGACGATGGCCGCCGCATCAGCGTCGGCCGGGCCTGCACCAGCGCCGAGCGTCCGGCCGGCTTGTTCCGGGTGCTGTAACGATGAATATCTGTTTTACCGAGACCCCATCGCTAAAGACCGTCAAGCCATCGAGGACCATTTTCCTGAACAATACCGGGCAGGATGTAACGCTGAAGTTCGTCACCGCGCCCGATTATGTGCTGGGCGCGTATGCGATCAGCAACGGCATCAGCGCGGCCATCGATCACCTGCGGGTCGGCGAAACCGAGTTTTATTCCTGCCACAGCCAGAACGTGGCCATCCCCGCCAACTGCACGGCGGTGCTGACCATCGCCAACAGCGTGATGACAATGACAGTGTCTACCTGATAAGATGCAGCCGATGAATTCTCCCTCCATCGGCCGCAATTCCGGCCTCGACACCCTGCGCGCGCTGGCCATAGTGCTGGTGTTTACCAACCACTACATGATCTTCGTCAGCGGCAATCCGACCTTCGGCTGGGTGAGCGAGATCGGCTGGGCCGGCGTGGACCTGTTCTTCGCCCTCAGCGGCTACCTGATCGGCAACCAGATCCTGGGCGGCATCCGTCAGCAGCAGGTGGGGACGGCGCGCTTTTCGTTGGCGCGGTTTTACGCGCGGCGTTTGTTGCGCACCTTGCCGAATTTTTACGTGGTGCTGGCGTTGTACGCCTTGTGGCCGACGATGCGCGGCACCAGCAGCATGCCGCCGTTGTGGCAGTTCCTGACCTTTACGCAGAATATCTCGCTGACGCCGGGCACGGCGTTCTCGCACGCGTGGTCGCTGTGTGTGGAGGAGCAGTTCTACTTCCTGCTGCCGGCGCTGGCCTTGTCGATCGCCATGCTGCGCAAGTCGCTGGTCTGGGCCTGGGTGGCGGTGCTGGCGGCGCTGGTCGGCGGGATGGTGATCCGCAGCGTGCTCTGGCAAGGCCTGGAGTCGGCCGAGTTTGGCGGCAGCAGCTACTACACGACGATCTATTACGCCTCATGGTGCCGCTTCGATGAACTGGTGTGCGGCGTGGCGATCGCGCTGCTGAAGAATTATCACGCCGGCGCCTGGGCGCGTGTCACGTCCTATGGCAACTGGACCTTGGCCGCCGGCGCGGCGCTGTTGACGGTGACGTGGAACCTGCTGCTGGAGGACCACTACGGCTATGCAATGACGGTGTACGGATACCCGCTGCTGGGCCTGAGTTTCAGCCTGCTGTTGGTCGCGGCGCTGAGTTCCGGTTCGCTGCTGCAGCGCTGGCGCGTGCCGGGTGCGGCAAGCCTGGCGTTGTGGTCGTACGCGATCTACCTGACGCACAAGCAGCTATGCGTACTGCTGCGCGCGCCGTTGCAGGCGCAGGGCTGGGGGCCGGAAAGCTGGCAGACCCTGATCATCATGGGCATGGCCAGCGTGTTTGCCGGCTGCTTGTTGTATCTGCTGGTGGAAACGCCGTTCATGAAACTGCGCGACCGTTACGTGCCATCGAACTACCGCAAGGAGGTTAGCCCATCTCAATCACATCAAACGGCGACTGTGTAGAACCGAGGAAGCCCATCACGGCGCGCGCGCGGTCGCCGATGTCGTGATCGCGGGTGGCGTCGACCACGTGGCGCAGTCCAGGAATGATTTCGGTGATGTGCGGGCTGTCGTAAGCCTCGACCAACAGCGCGGCCAGCTCGGTGGCGCGGCCGCGATTGTTGCGCATGCGTTCCTCCAGCACCGCCAGCAAGGCGCGCTGCATGCGCGGCGTGGGGTTGTCGATATAGCCGAACACCAGCGGCGTATTCGAAATCGCCTCACACAGCCGGCGCTCGATATCATCAGGCTTCACATCGGAAGCGATATCGAAATAGGCGCCATTCCAGCGCGTGCGTTCGTAAGGGTGACCGGGCGGGAAGGAATCGGCCGTCTCAAAGCCAAGCAAGTGGCTCAAACGGCGCAACCATTTAATCAAAGTAGGCATCATCCCGGCATTTTAGCTGCTTTCAATCCGATCCGGCTTGGCTTCCATCGGCAGGGATAAGCTGTCGTAGCTCTGGTCTGATCTGACACAGAGTGTGTGACTGACGACCGGCGGCATCCGCCCCATAGCCGCCGGTCGTCGTTCCCGCGAAAGCGGGAACCCATAAGTCAGCGACGTGTTGGTTCAGCATGGATTTCCGCTTTCGCGGGAATGACGGGCTCTCATGCATTCTGGGCTTGGCCGGTAAAAACGATCCAGGACCCGATTCGGGGTCAGCTCTGTCATTCGGACATCCGAACCAATTGTTTGATTTATCTCAATACGTTAATTCCAGCATTTTCACGTATTGATAGAGATCAAAGATCTGAACTGGCTGTCCAAATGACAGAGCTGACCCCGAATTTAGATTTCACTGACATACCAACTGCTCTTTCCAACGTGGTTGAAAAATAAATTGTATCTGTCCCATCGACTAGAAATCTCTTTTTAAATTCAATAGTCCGCTATTGGCCGGTAGCGGTCGCCCAGGACTCCAACTCATCTGATAGTTCGCGTCAGATCAGGTCTTAGTTAGTACAGATAAAAACCTTTCGGTGTGGATCGGCGGCTTCGTAGTGTGTCATTTTTCCTCACAAATCCTGATGATGTGCCATGTGCGCGAGACTGTCGTAGATGTGTCCGTTGACAAGCCGTATTCAGTTGCACCTAGCTCATGTGGTGTCTCAACATGCCGCTGACATCTTGTGCATATGCTCCTATAACGCCGAGGTTCTCGGTGCTTTCATAGGAGACGATCATGGCATCTGATTTTTACAAGTACTTCAAAGAGAACATGGACAGCCTGGGGCTTGATTGCCCCGAGACGCTGTTTGCCACCAAGGGCACCGCAATTTCGACAGCGGCAACAATTTTGGCCGCCATTCAGCAGCACGGCTCCAAGGTCACCGTGGCGGAGTTGATTGGTGCGGGAACCGGGCTCGAAAAACTCATTTATCTCGGGGCGTTGCGGGCTTCGTTCTACGTCGGCGCTGTGGTCGGCAGCATCGCGGTCGCTACCGGGCGGAGTTTGGCTGGCGGCATTTCATTGGCGGATGTGTTGATGGAGGCTCAAAGCAATCACTTGCATCGTCCTTGGCTCGCGGGCGTGCTGATGCGCTGGCCTGGCATTTATCAGCCACAAGTGAAATCCAGAAAGCACTATCGCCAGTCCTGGAGCCGGCCATGAGAGATCGGTATGCGCTGCTTCTTTGTGCTGGTGTTTGTTCGGTGGCGGCGTGGGCTTCGTGGCGTTGGTGGGGCGAGCACATCACCTTTGCGTTGCTGGTGCTGCTGTTGGTGGCCTATGCCGTCGACAATTTTCAGTTGCGAAAACAGGTTCGCGGCCTGCTGGCGGAGCGTGACCGGCGCGAGCGCGCTGAGCGGAAGAGGGCGTTGTTTCGCGTGATGCAAAGCCTGCTTGCCGTGCGCGAAAAAAAAGCCGGGACTGGCCCGGCCTAATAGGGAGAGTGTGTTCGGCAGCCGCAGGCGCGGGAGGTCCCCGCCTGGCGGCTGTTGACACTTTTACGCCTGGGCTTCTTCACCCAGCTTGCCAGCGCGGAAGTCTTCGACGGCGGCGAAGATTTCGGCCTGGGTGTTCATCACGAACGGGCCGTATTGCGCAATCGGCTCGTTCAGCGGCTGGCCGGCGATCAGGATGAAGCGGCTGGCTTCGTCCGTACTCACTACCACGCCATCCGCACCCTTGGTGTTGGCCAAGATCGCCATGCGGCCCGATGCCACCGCCTTGCCATCCACATTCACCGATCCGCGATAGGTGAAGATGAAGGCGTTGTGACCTTCCGGCAGCACCTGGCTGAAGCTGGCGCCGGCCGGCAGATGCACGTCCAGGTACAGCGGCTCGGTGACTTCGCGTTGCACGGCGCCATCCACACCGTGGCTGCGTCCTGCAATCACTTTGACCGCCGCGCCTTGCTCGGTGTCGAACACCGGCACATCTGCGCCGTTGAAGTCGCGATACCACGGGTCGCGCAGCTTGTCCTTGGCCGGCAGGTTGAGCCACAGCTGGAAGCCTTCCATCACGCCGTCTTCCTGCTCCGGCATTTCGGAGTGGATCACGCCACGGCCGGCCGTCATCCATTGCACGCCGCCGTTGGTCAGCAGGCCTTCGTTGCCGGCGCTGTCCTTGTGGCGCATGCGGCCTTCGATCATGTAGGTCACCGTTTCAAAGCCGCGATGCGGGTGGCTCGGAAAACCGGCGATGTAATCGTTGGCCTGGTCGCTGCCGAAGTTGTCGAGCATCAGGAACGGATCGAGGCGGCGTTGCAGCGTTTGCGTCAGCACGCGGTTGATCTTCACGCCGGCGCCA is a genomic window containing:
- a CDS encoding winged helix-turn-helix domain-containing protein, whose amino-acid sequence is MKHKSFRFGEWRVDPATNTLSCGVLNRQLEPRAMDVLLYLCSHPHVVVSAETLLDACWGDVSPSDNAIHKIITQLRRALDDSATEPRYIETIRKRGYRLLAELSYDDEVNQGSWLHASPFRGLEAFEEQHAAIFFGRKLSVDQLVQVVVAQAQAACAMVLVLGPSGAGKTSLVQAGLIPALKAGAAPAESGIAISEHVQLDCADMGQSGLLETLASVLLDAEIDGQLLFENTSAAALAQRMALDMPLLVEHLQRRLPTIQLLLFIDRFEAIFRLPHVGDQERAVFVNVLDQLARSGCMQLVLACRNDFYPQLASYPALMTLKLSGGHFDLTPPGSADIAQIVRHPAQVAQLRYTVDEHGEGLDQVLCQAARAGADSLPLLQYCLQELYRQRSADGELSHAAFHAMGGLEGAIGARAEQVISALGSAQIAALPHVLSQLVLVAEDEATVSSRRVPWSALRNDAENKLVQALVDAHLFVSDLQGGAPAFGLAHEALLRRWPRVVAWIEQHRQALQVRSRISAQAKRWQDSGRKRDMLLPSGTQTNQARQLLESSSLSLSPQEQQFIQSALQSARRNERLRMAVMMAVTVLALLAGGLGLAARSAQTQAEAHRTEAEGLMTFMLGEFVDKLRPLGKLDLLDSVSNRALTYLSDASRLNDSDKALAQRAKALQVLSEVKLARADPDGANTALLAGRGILGKQLLAQPTDPALLKSAGENAFWLGQLNLDQKNWPKSQQYFEEYRNHADRLAAATPGDIDGLIEQSYAHNNLGALALQRDDVQRAASEFGLSVELKSRAYAKTPQDKQLAADLADSLSWQASAQIQLGHLDTATALNARVLALLHPLHQNNPGETLWLNRLSSALSHQSELAQARGDIGASRTHIQQANALLQTMVEKDASNRTWQRNLHIAQLRLIETAAGHDTPPQTLAKLDRLEHDFTALSALEPKKLNLQMMVARVQYQKALHQLQGRAKGEAAATLQQAVARLKQLHAAAAADRVIRNTLIDALLLHADVVADQPAATNAHCTAVIDILQPLVGNSADFNVLSPWVKAHACLNQPAPASAARKQLEAMSYRDPAYLHYLSTHPLKKENS
- a CDS encoding DUF1906 domain-containing protein, translating into MTVLAGVKAPFELTQYAIAIKQQGIDFVIRHYSHQAGKSLSLAEARALTEAGLQIGVLWEAPDAHLSYYTRAQGCADGAAAFLMAQSVISQPSGSVIYFAAPDLAEEDGAIVRYLEGVNQAFRAAAPGERHYQVGVYGSADCCEAMMARGLASLSWLADDDEPAYAGYSLRQQAGALLSVDDGRRISVGRACTSAERPAGLFRVL
- a CDS encoding acyltransferase, producing MNSPSIGRNSGLDTLRALAIVLVFTNHYMIFVSGNPTFGWVSEIGWAGVDLFFALSGYLIGNQILGGIRQQQVGTARFSLARFYARRLLRTLPNFYVVLALYALWPTMRGTSSMPPLWQFLTFTQNISLTPGTAFSHAWSLCVEEQFYFLLPALALSIAMLRKSLVWAWVAVLAALVGGMVIRSVLWQGLESAEFGGSSYYTTIYYASWCRFDELVCGVAIALLKNYHAGAWARVTSYGNWTLAAGAALLTVTWNLLLEDHYGYAMTVYGYPLLGLSFSLLLVAALSSGSLLQRWRVPGAASLALWSYAIYLTHKQLCVLLRAPLQAQGWGPESWQTLIIMGMASVFAGCLLYLLVETPFMKLRDRYVPSNYRKEVSPSQSHQTATV
- a CDS encoding pirin family protein; the encoded protein is MTVQVNTKVSDQVSNARSVERIITGQAVMDGAGVKINRVLTQTLQRRLDPFLMLDNFGSDQANDYIAGFPSHPHRGFETVTYMIEGRMRHKDSAGNEGLLTNGGVQWMTAGRGVIHSEMPEQEDGVMEGFQLWLNLPAKDKLRDPWYRDFNGADVPVFDTEQGAAVKVIAGRSHGVDGAVQREVTEPLYLDVHLPAGASFSQVLPEGHNAFIFTYRGSVNVDGKAVASGRMAILANTKGADGVVVSTDEASRFILIAGQPLNEPIAQYGPFVMNTQAEIFAAVEDFRAGKLGEEAQA